A window of the Dongshaea marina genome harbors these coding sequences:
- the yegD gene encoding molecular chaperone — protein sequence MKLGIDFGTSNCAAGILRDGKIEQIPLDSQSHYLQSAIYTPDRALLPRIVLDYLTPESKRLYQQKRGLELARANRLIEEEGFRPSEFLYLGQAAFDEYMQHPEEGYFLKSPKSFLGVLGLKSEQINLFIDLTTIMLGEIKRRCEKQLGAKVTQAVIGRPVNFLGMNARESNQQATGIIRQAAELVGFEQIEFLFEPEAAGHHFAHGQEQSREILVVDIGGGTSDFSLMKVDPDGCSQALAHRGMRIGGNDFDIALAIEKIMPEFGLGEINSKGRPTPAPLFWDAMSINDIPAQRRFYDPNTRRTLQELLRDMPVDSKFQRMLTIWDNKRSFELVRRAELCKIELSDTSSSSLVIKDELALEIAREHWWQASDSILGKIHTLISELLTEQASVPDCLYLVGGAASSPMFVEALRGWLPGIPIERGNNLGGVVSGLTLATRELLPGPLTCH from the coding sequence GTGAAGCTTGGAATTGACTTTGGTACCTCAAACTGTGCTGCAGGCATCCTGCGGGACGGGAAGATCGAACAGATCCCCCTGGACTCCCAGTCCCACTACCTGCAATCGGCTATCTATACTCCGGATCGCGCCCTGCTGCCACGAATTGTCCTGGATTACCTTACGCCTGAATCTAAACGCCTCTACCAGCAGAAACGAGGTTTAGAGCTTGCCAGGGCCAACCGTCTCATCGAAGAGGAGGGGTTTCGTCCCTCGGAGTTCCTCTATCTTGGGCAAGCAGCTTTTGATGAATATATGCAGCACCCGGAAGAGGGTTACTTTCTTAAATCACCCAAGTCCTTTTTGGGAGTGCTCGGACTCAAGAGTGAGCAGATCAATCTTTTTATCGATCTCACCACCATCATGCTTGGCGAGATCAAGCGTCGCTGTGAAAAACAACTTGGGGCTAAGGTCACCCAGGCCGTGATTGGTCGCCCGGTTAATTTTCTGGGGATGAATGCCCGTGAGAGTAATCAACAGGCAACCGGGATCATTCGCCAGGCTGCTGAGCTGGTCGGGTTTGAGCAGATCGAATTTCTGTTTGAACCTGAGGCTGCCGGCCATCACTTTGCCCATGGCCAGGAACAGTCACGAGAGATCCTGGTGGTTGATATCGGTGGAGGCACCAGCGACTTCTCCCTGATGAAGGTGGATCCCGACGGCTGCTCTCAGGCACTGGCCCATCGCGGGATGCGGATCGGTGGCAACGACTTTGATATTGCCCTGGCAATCGAAAAGATCATGCCGGAATTTGGCCTGGGTGAAATAAACAGCAAGGGGCGTCCGACCCCTGCCCCTCTTTTCTGGGATGCCATGTCGATCAATGACATTCCGGCCCAACGTCGCTTCTATGATCCAAACACCCGGCGAACATTGCAGGAGCTACTGCGTGATATGCCCGTTGACAGTAAGTTTCAGCGGATGCTGACCATCTGGGATAACAAGCGAAGCTTTGAGCTGGTCAGGCGAGCGGAGTTATGCAAGATCGAGCTCTCAGACACCTCCAGCAGCTCCCTGGTGATTAAAGATGAACTTGCGCTTGAGATCGCTCGGGAGCACTGGTGGCAAGCCAGTGATTCAATTCTTGGTAAAATTCACACCCTGATCAGCGAGCTTTTAACCGAGCAAGCTAGCGTACCTGATTGCCTTTACCTGGTCGGTGGAGCCGCCAGCTCACCTATGTTTGTTGAAGCTCTGCGGGGCTGGCTTCCCGGGATCCCTATAGAACGTGGCAACAACCTGGGTGGGGTGGTCTCAGGCCTGACTCTGGCGACTCGTGAGCTGCTGCCCGGCCCGCTGACCTGCCACTGA
- a CDS encoding EAL domain-containing protein: MKEFRKNLVVSFLLTLLLAALITLIIQFQFRHLVDDQQRSAEQWLKSELSSPDHSDIKRSANYAMSIMPLSSLSIFDIKQNRQVIELSSQIAPSNIVTILYPINRLPSTLQNESYRISYQLRFPIAASLIFSTLTLVSVALLISWLIFALLQSGLLRKVEKALKDEFNDPQANPGPFPELSVKIGELVSSTKEEQEICWNQVKNLMMQTTHDSMTGLFNRSAFQKDLTLLLSEEEESKMTVLALVRSDELNNINQERGYQAGDDYVKEIAKILSQTTKRFPHSKVYRVAGGDFAILLKQGSSGDAQQLGRDLKAAFDQYSLAQELTSIAHTGLTTLTSGQTPEHVLSRADIALAKAQSDIANGWQFQQNDIDQITEGQFYWNKIIHWVLENHSIFLMSQPIQSLNRNMKGYQGIFTRFMGNQNNVLPTGTMFAMAQRLELIVKLEQLILESIFHQYKLQTTPELRWGIRLSPLVLHNSSFTVWLERLLMREQDVATNLVFEMDEEVLERNLVASKRLFDLLRRFGSRSAVAKFGKGIGSFRLFRELSPDFIKLDPSLIRYIEKDGNTQQFVRMIIDTSHRMDCMVIAEGIENLGQKQVLEKMYVDGLQGYLIARPEHLQMQK, encoded by the coding sequence ATGAAAGAGTTCAGAAAAAACCTTGTCGTCAGCTTTCTTCTTACCTTGCTGCTGGCCGCTCTGATCACCCTGATCATCCAGTTCCAGTTCCGCCACCTTGTCGATGATCAACAACGCAGCGCCGAACAGTGGCTTAAGTCTGAACTATCCTCCCCCGACCATTCAGATATCAAGCGCAGTGCCAATTATGCAATGAGCATCATGCCCCTGAGCTCCCTGAGCATCTTTGATATCAAACAAAATCGCCAGGTCATTGAGCTCTCATCACAGATAGCCCCCAGTAACATAGTCACCATTCTCTACCCGATCAACCGATTACCAAGTACCCTGCAAAATGAGAGCTACCGAATTTCGTATCAGCTACGTTTCCCCATCGCCGCCTCGCTGATCTTCTCAACCCTCACCCTGGTGAGTGTCGCTCTTTTGATCAGCTGGTTGATCTTTGCCCTGCTCCAGTCAGGTCTGTTACGAAAAGTAGAGAAAGCTCTCAAAGATGAGTTCAACGATCCTCAGGCAAACCCCGGCCCCTTCCCTGAGCTCTCAGTAAAAATAGGTGAACTGGTCAGCAGCACCAAAGAAGAGCAGGAGATCTGCTGGAATCAGGTTAAAAACCTGATGATGCAAACCACCCATGATTCGATGACCGGTTTGTTTAATCGCAGTGCCTTCCAAAAAGATCTGACCCTGCTGCTGTCCGAGGAGGAGGAAAGCAAGATGACGGTGCTGGCTCTGGTGCGCTCAGACGAGCTTAATAACATCAACCAGGAGCGCGGCTACCAGGCCGGTGATGACTATGTGAAAGAGATCGCCAAGATCCTCTCTCAAACGACAAAACGCTTCCCCCACTCCAAGGTGTACCGGGTTGCAGGGGGTGATTTTGCGATCCTGCTCAAACAGGGTTCTTCCGGCGATGCTCAGCAGCTCGGTCGGGATCTCAAGGCCGCCTTTGATCAATACAGCCTGGCTCAGGAGCTCACCAGTATCGCCCATACCGGACTGACCACCCTGACCTCGGGCCAGACTCCGGAGCATGTTCTCTCCCGTGCCGATATAGCCCTGGCCAAAGCCCAGTCCGATATCGCCAATGGCTGGCAGTTCCAGCAAAATGATATCGATCAGATCACCGAAGGCCAGTTCTACTGGAACAAGATCATTCACTGGGTTCTGGAAAACCACTCAATCTTCCTGATGAGCCAGCCGATCCAGTCCCTCAATCGTAACATGAAGGGTTATCAGGGGATCTTCACCCGCTTCATGGGAAATCAGAATAACGTCCTGCCAACCGGCACCATGTTTGCTATGGCCCAGCGCCTTGAGCTGATTGTAAAACTGGAACAGCTGATCCTGGAGAGCATTTTCCACCAGTACAAACTTCAGACTACTCCGGAGCTGCGCTGGGGGATCCGTCTCTCCCCGCTGGTGCTCCACAACAGTTCATTCACCGTCTGGCTCGAACGCCTGCTGATGCGTGAGCAGGATGTCGCCACCAACCTGGTGTTTGAGATGGATGAGGAGGTACTGGAGCGCAACCTGGTTGCCAGCAAACGTCTGTTTGATCTGCTACGCCGCTTTGGCAGCCGCTCTGCCGTTGCCAAGTTTGGTAAGGGAATCGGCTCGTTCCGCCTGTTCCGCGAGCTAAGCCCCGATTTTATCAAGCTGGATCCATCTCTCATTCGCTATATCGAAAAGGATGGCAACACCCAGCAGTTTGTACGGATGATCATCGATACTTCTCACCGCATGGACTGCATGGTAATTGCCGAGGGTATCGAGAATTTAGGACAAAAACAGGTCCTGGAAAAAATGTATGTTGATGGTCTTCAGGGTTACCTCATCGCACGACCTGAACACCTACAGATGCAAAAATAA
- the corA gene encoding magnesium/cobalt transporter CorA — translation MITAYIVNNKVLDVVPLTTKDVLPPGTIWIDVYRPDDQERSWLNNMFFEEVPDKEELDDIEASARFYWDKDGLHVHSLFPQRIGRETRGVHVSFTLRDNLLISLREDDIGLVRLLRNYMRHERVEVMDSLDILLEIFNLKVEYLSDLIEDGYQVLEETADKVFEEDEISEMLSQLVEQEEANSQIRLALHDTRRALRFLRRTMRQKLTEDKVRWIDEMLHDVESILPHTQFLFDKINFQLEAAMGFTNLEQNKVIKIFSVAAVVFMPPTLIASIYGMNFHFMPEFNLSYGYPMSIILMICSAVGTYSLFKKKGWL, via the coding sequence ATGATCACTGCATATATTGTAAACAACAAGGTGCTGGACGTTGTACCACTGACGACCAAAGATGTTCTGCCTCCAGGAACGATCTGGATAGATGTCTACCGACCCGATGACCAAGAGCGCTCCTGGCTGAACAATATGTTTTTTGAGGAGGTTCCCGATAAAGAGGAGTTGGATGATATTGAAGCATCCGCACGTTTTTATTGGGATAAGGATGGTCTGCATGTTCACTCGCTGTTTCCCCAACGTATTGGCCGGGAAACCCGTGGGGTTCATGTCTCATTTACCCTGCGCGATAACCTGCTGATCTCGTTACGCGAAGATGATATCGGCCTGGTGCGCCTGCTGCGTAACTATATGCGCCACGAGCGTGTCGAGGTAATGGACTCTCTGGATATCCTGCTGGAGATCTTCAATTTGAAGGTAGAATACCTTTCCGATCTGATTGAAGATGGCTACCAGGTGCTGGAAGAGACCGCAGATAAGGTGTTCGAAGAGGATGAGATCTCTGAGATGCTGTCACAATTGGTGGAGCAGGAAGAGGCCAATAGCCAGATCCGCCTGGCTCTGCATGATACCCGCCGGGCCTTACGCTTTTTACGCCGTACCATGCGCCAGAAGCTCACCGAAGACAAGGTTCGCTGGATTGATGAGATGCTTCATGACGTGGAGTCGATCCTGCCCCACACCCAGTTTCTGTTTGATAAGATCAACTTCCAGCTTGAAGCGGCCATGGGCTTTACCAACCTGGAGCAGAATAAGGTGATCAAGATCTTCTCGGTTGCGGCCGTGGTCTTCATGCCACCGACCCTGATCGCCAGTATCTACGGGATGAACTTCCACTTCATGCCGGAGTTTAATCTCTCTTATGGCTATCCGATGTCGATTATCCTGATGATCTGCTCGGCGGTCGGCACCTATTCACTGTTCAAGAAAAAAGGTTGGCTGTAG
- a CDS encoding alanine/glycine:cation symporter family protein encodes MEMIHHTLQAVDRFIWGPPLLILLVGTGVYLTWRLGAIQVLRLPLAMRYLFGGNKGSGDQGDISSFAALCTALSATIGTGNIVGVATAIKMGGPGALFWMWLAAFFGMATKYAECLLSVKYRVKDENGQMAGGPMYYIERGLGQRWLAKLFALFGIGVACFGIGTFPQVNAITQAAHISLHIPLWLSALVLTVLVALVTLGGIKSISAVAQKTVPAMAVVYVAATVLVLFYNYQQIPQALMLVLHSAFNPTAATGGFVGATIMIAIQSGVARGVFSNESGLGSAPIAAAAAKTDSCVRQGLVSMTGTFFDTIIICTMTGLTLILTGVWSGDSAGAAMTTLAFQQGLSPAIGQYVVTFGLVFFAFTTIIGWNYYGERCVTYLFGVKGIRWYKYFFIVLVACGAFLKLDLIWIIADIVNGLMAVPNLIGLIGLRHVVISETQKYFAALTEQRAVENMA; translated from the coding sequence ATGGAAATGATTCACCATACATTACAAGCTGTTGATCGTTTTATCTGGGGACCGCCACTTCTGATTTTGTTGGTGGGAACCGGGGTTTATCTCACCTGGCGCCTGGGAGCGATCCAGGTCTTGCGTCTGCCTCTGGCGATGCGCTATCTGTTTGGAGGCAACAAGGGATCAGGCGATCAGGGAGACATCTCCAGTTTTGCCGCCCTTTGTACGGCACTCTCTGCAACCATAGGGACCGGGAATATCGTTGGGGTGGCAACCGCCATCAAGATGGGGGGACCGGGTGCCCTGTTCTGGATGTGGCTGGCCGCGTTTTTCGGGATGGCGACCAAGTATGCCGAGTGCCTGCTTTCGGTCAAATACCGGGTCAAAGATGAGAACGGCCAGATGGCCGGTGGCCCCATGTATTACATTGAGCGGGGCCTGGGGCAACGCTGGCTGGCAAAGCTGTTTGCCCTGTTTGGTATTGGAGTGGCCTGTTTCGGGATAGGAACCTTTCCTCAGGTCAACGCCATTACTCAGGCCGCCCATATCTCACTGCATATTCCGCTGTGGCTTTCAGCCCTGGTGCTGACGGTCCTGGTTGCCCTGGTGACCCTGGGTGGGATCAAGTCTATCTCTGCGGTGGCCCAGAAAACCGTTCCTGCGATGGCTGTGGTCTATGTTGCTGCGACTGTGCTGGTGCTGTTTTATAACTATCAGCAGATCCCGCAAGCTTTGATGCTGGTGCTGCATAGCGCATTTAACCCGACGGCAGCAACCGGCGGCTTTGTCGGGGCAACCATAATGATCGCGATTCAAAGTGGGGTTGCGCGGGGCGTATTCTCTAACGAGTCAGGCCTTGGGAGTGCGCCAATCGCAGCGGCGGCCGCTAAGACCGATTCATGTGTGCGCCAGGGGCTGGTCTCGATGACAGGTACCTTCTTTGACACCATCATTATCTGTACCATGACCGGACTGACCCTGATTTTGACTGGGGTATGGAGCGGGGATAGTGCGGGAGCGGCCATGACGACCCTGGCATTCCAGCAGGGTTTGTCGCCGGCGATCGGTCAGTATGTTGTGACCTTTGGCCTGGTGTTCTTTGCCTTTACCACCATCATCGGCTGGAACTACTATGGTGAGCGTTGTGTGACCTATCTCTTTGGGGTCAAGGGGATCCGCTGGTATAAGTATTTCTTCATTGTTCTGGTTGCCTGTGGCGCCTTCCTTAAGCTGGATCTCATCTGGATCATCGCCGATATTGTGAACGGGCTGATGGCGGTCCCGAACCTGATTGGGCTTATCGGCCTGCGTCATGTGGTGATAAGCGAGACCCAGAAATATTTCGCGGCCCTGACCGAGCAAAGAGCGGTTGAAAACATGGCCTGA
- a CDS encoding ATP-binding protein, giving the protein MAIKREYFDIARYDLKAELISLKKEIHQYTEEGVRDRAIKVELIIEELMTNSFNYLLPSDSEVNLCIRVSDDLSRIKYTEHPVTELDVNKIVNNAKEVTREAPLDEVGGLGLLLVESFSDDIDCRYDTETLTRTFILNIS; this is encoded by the coding sequence ATGGCTATTAAAAGGGAATACTTTGATATTGCCCGATATGATCTTAAGGCCGAACTGATCTCGCTTAAAAAGGAGATTCATCAATACACTGAAGAAGGAGTCCGGGATAGAGCTATTAAGGTAGAGCTAATTATTGAGGAGCTAATGACCAACTCCTTTAATTACTTGCTCCCAAGTGACTCAGAAGTGAATCTTTGTATCAGAGTGTCGGATGATTTAAGTCGCATCAAGTATACCGAGCATCCTGTAACTGAACTAGATGTTAATAAAATAGTCAATAATGCAAAAGAGGTTACCCGGGAGGCTCCACTGGATGAGGTGGGTGGCCTTGGCCTTTTGCTTGTCGAAAGTTTTAGTGATGACATTGATTGTCGATATGATACTGAAACCCTGACTCGTACCTTTATATTGAATATTTCATAA
- a CDS encoding DnaB-like helicase C-terminal domain-containing protein has product MPPFFLSKNLQTLKKLANKLKRAHGISHARALELVAAREGYSSWSLLLHQSERHKVTSVEQLKAQLHQTSMLMVAARPNAGKVSAAINFALESAKSGRRVCYVSLNSSPQEIRHKLLCVHSVIEHQRLTSLPKTADQELQLKINRGVSELSRLPLQINSESKSCSDLLVWLKQDANARSLVVVDDIQSLLYGCEDKEQTLFKLKELAQQAEITLMLISQLTNRESASGSGALKLGELQLGSMIARHCEWVIALQRANPACRQLTLEMLKARYPVLERFSVDFDPETGICHW; this is encoded by the coding sequence ATGCCCCCCTTTTTTCTATCTAAGAACCTGCAAACCCTGAAGAAGCTTGCCAACAAGCTTAAGCGTGCTCATGGGATCTCTCATGCCAGAGCCCTTGAGTTGGTCGCGGCCCGGGAAGGATACTCAAGCTGGAGCCTGTTACTGCATCAAAGTGAGCGGCATAAGGTCACATCCGTGGAACAGCTCAAAGCGCAACTCCATCAGACCAGCATGCTGATGGTCGCGGCGCGTCCGAATGCCGGTAAGGTTTCTGCTGCAATCAATTTTGCTTTGGAGTCAGCCAAAAGCGGTCGGCGGGTTTGCTATGTTTCACTCAATAGCTCACCTCAGGAGATCCGGCATAAACTTCTTTGCGTCCATTCAGTGATAGAGCATCAGCGGCTAACTAGCCTACCCAAGACGGCAGATCAGGAGCTGCAGCTTAAGATCAACCGGGGCGTAAGTGAGTTATCCAGGCTACCACTTCAGATTAATAGTGAATCTAAAAGCTGTTCAGATCTGTTGGTATGGTTGAAACAGGATGCGAATGCGCGAAGCCTGGTTGTGGTCGATGATATTCAATCTCTGCTCTATGGTTGTGAAGATAAGGAACAGACTCTGTTTAAACTTAAAGAGCTTGCACAGCAGGCAGAGATCACCCTGATGCTGATATCACAGCTTACAAACAGGGAAAGTGCTTCGGGGAGTGGAGCTCTCAAGCTGGGGGAGCTTCAATTAGGATCCATGATAGCCAGGCATTGTGAGTGGGTGATTGCTCTGCAACGGGCGAACCCGGCCTGCCGCCAATTAACCCTTGAGATGCTAAAGGCCCGTTATCCTGTGCTCGAGCGCTTTAGTGTCGACTTTGATCCCGAGACCGGGATCTGTCATTGGTAG
- a CDS encoding SpoIIE family protein phosphatase encodes MLDRRKSAYHSLYKASRILITITVILLFAVLFYVLTSYMLDRKRDAIDYKLNQLHRLSDGIKENMMTTADMFQEIYTNPTRLKTDIPESTRFFKRVGDRSIYFYGIGYALNPKYKDYGAYIYMNDNDEIVVDSMEDIYHKTGESYYQRPWFIRALQEKKSFFLSPQPSKFGNLDYTVTYCFPLMYKDSVYAVGVIDVSMSAFFKILSKEAKSDSDVEVFYVSQEYDDHPRQFISLDDDKSNVATEHLNWLYSNQSIKFSQWSYEGGYLYNKAIFMNGAFSFIIKINIIPLIFKMIFILLLVSMSVLLISYYLRRFSKETIKTVTLPIESLLDEVGRIAAGNLESRVSVATGIYELDKLSSSIDSMRSDICSLIQKEKENEHMKAGIELASRIQSAFLSQSESESKNIRGSLDIYSSYEQGNIISGDIYLVHQIEDTLYIFIGDASGKDVAASIFSLFVLARFKILSNQLMNPQELLTELNDYLCEFNSETMFITATCCKIDMKTMECIISNAGHACPLLYSGLRKEVQEISCDTNLVLGVISGYRYTQTRMILNRDEEIILCTDGVTEAVYEGEYYGQQGLVNFIHGFNRQSTLDPAKALISDVACFNLDGKDKDDRTVIWIRNPR; translated from the coding sequence ATGTTAGACAGAAGAAAGAGTGCGTATCATAGCCTTTATAAAGCAAGCCGGATATTAATAACAATAACCGTTATTTTATTGTTTGCAGTTCTTTTTTATGTGCTGACTAGTTACATGCTTGATCGAAAGCGAGACGCCATTGACTATAAGCTGAACCAGTTGCATCGATTGTCTGATGGGATTAAAGAAAACATGATGACAACTGCAGACATGTTCCAGGAGATATATACTAATCCTACCCGCCTGAAGACAGATATCCCCGAGAGTACCCGCTTTTTTAAGCGTGTTGGCGATAGAAGTATTTACTTCTATGGCATAGGATATGCCCTTAATCCGAAATATAAAGATTATGGTGCCTATATCTATATGAATGACAATGACGAGATTGTTGTTGATAGTATGGAGGATATATATCATAAAACGGGGGAGAGTTATTATCAACGGCCATGGTTTATCCGGGCTCTTCAAGAAAAGAAAAGCTTTTTCTTATCTCCCCAGCCGAGCAAGTTCGGAAATTTGGACTATACAGTAACTTACTGCTTTCCGCTGATGTATAAAGATAGTGTGTATGCGGTTGGTGTGATTGATGTCTCAATGTCGGCATTTTTTAAAATCCTCTCCAAGGAGGCCAAATCGGACTCTGATGTCGAGGTTTTTTATGTGAGCCAGGAGTATGATGATCATCCAAGACAGTTTATTAGTCTTGATGATGATAAATCAAATGTTGCTACGGAACACCTGAATTGGTTATACAGCAATCAGAGCATTAAGTTTTCACAGTGGTCGTATGAAGGGGGCTACCTTTATAATAAAGCTATATTTATGAATGGTGCGTTTAGTTTTATTATAAAGATAAATATTATCCCTCTTATCTTCAAAATGATATTTATCTTGCTGCTGGTATCAATGTCGGTACTATTGATTTCCTATTACCTTAGGCGGTTCTCAAAGGAGACGATAAAAACAGTCACCCTGCCTATTGAAAGTCTCCTGGATGAGGTAGGGCGAATTGCGGCTGGAAACCTGGAAAGCCGAGTTTCTGTCGCAACCGGGATTTATGAGCTTGATAAACTAAGCTCGTCGATCGATAGCATGCGAAGTGATATTTGCTCTCTGATCCAAAAAGAGAAAGAAAATGAGCATATGAAAGCAGGAATTGAGCTTGCTTCTCGAATTCAGTCAGCTTTTTTATCTCAGTCTGAGAGTGAATCTAAAAACATTCGTGGCTCGTTAGATATTTACTCTTCCTATGAGCAGGGGAACATAATTAGTGGTGATATCTATTTGGTTCATCAAATAGAAGATACTTTGTATATTTTTATCGGTGATGCTTCTGGAAAAGATGTCGCAGCATCCATATTTTCACTGTTTGTTTTGGCTCGATTTAAAATATTGTCAAATCAACTCATGAACCCACAGGAGTTGTTGACAGAATTAAATGATTATCTGTGTGAATTTAACAGCGAAACCATGTTCATTACGGCGACATGCTGTAAAATCGACATGAAAACAATGGAGTGTATTATCTCGAATGCAGGGCATGCATGCCCTCTGCTCTACTCTGGCCTGCGCAAAGAGGTTCAGGAGATCAGCTGTGATACGAACTTAGTGCTGGGGGTCATTTCTGGTTATCGCTATACCCAAACCCGGATGATACTCAATCGGGATGAGGAGATAATTCTTTGTACCGACGGAGTGACGGAGGCGGTATATGAAGGGGAGTATTATGGGCAGCAGGGGCTGGTTAATTTTATTCATGGTTTTAACCGTCAATCGACCCTGGATCCCGCGAAAGCTCTGATTTCTGATGTCGCATGCTTTAACTTGGATGGAAAAGATAAAGATGATCGGACGGTGATCTGGATTCGCAATCCACGATAA
- a CDS encoding DUF1418 family protein, which translates to MKQHDSFNPPKRLLITDTIGSLLLIIGLLALLFNVELLPEKWQFPNYAIYITLLGGVFMIPSGIFLLKWIIKSTGQDKEI; encoded by the coding sequence ATGAAACAACATGACTCTTTTAACCCTCCCAAACGGCTGCTGATCACAGATACGATCGGCAGCCTGTTACTGATCATCGGACTACTGGCTCTGCTGTTCAATGTTGAGCTGCTGCCCGAAAAATGGCAATTCCCCAACTACGCCATCTATATCACCCTGCTGGGTGGGGTGTTTATGATCCCAAGCGGGATCTTTTTACTCAAATGGATCATTAAAAGCACAGGCCAGGACAAGGAGATTTAG
- a CDS encoding TM2 domain-containing protein produces the protein MKGTILEFNPTEQSGLISGEDGNRYQFNQDEWKSETPPQVGGNVDFTQLNKQATAIYAEVIPANISAKKITAALLAFFLGAFGAHKFYLGYTKQGVIMLLVFLFGFILLGIPSMIIGIIAFIEFILYLIKSDDEFEKTYIIGKHPWF, from the coding sequence ATGAAAGGGACAATTCTGGAGTTTAACCCAACCGAGCAGAGCGGCCTGATCTCGGGGGAAGATGGCAATCGTTATCAGTTCAATCAGGATGAGTGGAAGAGTGAAACTCCGCCTCAGGTCGGAGGCAATGTTGATTTTACCCAGCTCAACAAACAGGCAACCGCCATCTATGCAGAAGTGATCCCGGCCAATATCTCTGCAAAAAAGATCACCGCCGCCCTGCTAGCCTTCTTTTTGGGCGCTTTTGGGGCTCACAAATTTTATCTGGGTTATACCAAGCAGGGAGTCATCATGTTATTGGTTTTCCTGTTCGGCTTTATCCTGCTGGGGATCCCCTCGATGATTATCGGGATCATCGCGTTTATCGAGTTTATCCTCTACCTCATCAAGTCGGACGATGAATTTGAGAAAACCTATATCATTGGTAAACATCCCTGGTTTTAA